One window from the genome of Oncorhynchus clarkii lewisi isolate Uvic-CL-2024 unplaced genomic scaffold, UVic_Ocla_1.0 unplaced_contig_468_pilon_pilon, whole genome shotgun sequence encodes:
- the LOC139394484 gene encoding myb-like protein X yields MSDSSRHPKEMSDNRKHTKEMSDNRKHTKEMSNNRKHTKEMSENRKHTKEMSDNRKHTKEMSDNRKHTKEMSDNSRHTKQMSDNRKHTKEMSDNRKHTKEMSDNRKHTKEMSDNTKHTKEMSDNRKHTKEMSDNRKHTKEMSDNSRHTKEMSDNRKHTKEMSDNRKHTKEMSDNRKHTKEMSDNRKHTKEMSDNRKHTKEMSDNRKHTKEMSDNRKHTKEMSDNRKHTKEMSDNRKHTKEMSNNRKHTKEMSNNRKHTKEMSDNRKHTKEMSDNRKHTKEMSNNRKHTKEMSDNRKHTKEMSNNRKHTKEMSDNRKHTKEMSNNRKHPKEMSNNRKHTKEMSDNRKHTKEMSNNRKHTKEMSDNRKHTKEMSNNRKHTKEMSNNRKHTKEMSDNRKHTKEMSNNRKHTKEMSDNRKHTAIKQTQFHSPDDDHLELNFLLKVILEKEQANKISNTIFFGNTCCSLCKLAYNKN; encoded by the coding sequence ATGTCTGACAGCAGCAGGCACCCCAAAGAGATGTCTGACAACAGGAAACACACCAAAGAGATGTCTGACAACAGGAAGCACACCAAAGAGATGTCTAACAACAGGAAGCACACCAAAGAGATGTCTGAGAACAGGAAGCACACCAAAGAGATGTCTGACAACAGGAAGCACACCAAAGAGATGTCTGACAACAGGAAGCACACCAAAGAGATGTCTGACAACAGTAGACACACCAAACAGATGTCTGACAACAGGAAGCACACCAAAGAGATGTCTGACAACAGGAAGCACACCAAAGAGATGTCTGACAACAGGAAGCACACCAAAGAGATGTCTGACAACACGAAGCACACCAAAGAGATGTCTGACAACAGGAAGCACACCAAAGAGATGTCTGACAACAGGAAGCACACCAAAGAGATGTCTGACAACAGTAGACACACCAAAGAGATGTCTGACAACAGGAAGCACACCAAAGAGATGTCTGACAACAGGAAGCACACCAAAGAGATGTCTGACAACAGGAAGCACACCAAAGAGATGTCTGACAACAGGAAGCACACCAAAGAGATGTCTGACAACAGGAAGCACACCAAAGAGATGTCTGACAACAGGAAGCACACCAAAGAGATGTCTGACAACAGGAAGCACACCAAAGAGATGTCTGACAACAGGAAGCACACCAAAGAGATGTCTGACAACAGGAAGCACACCAAAGAGATGTCTAACAACAGGAAGCACACCAAAGAGATGTCTAACAACAGGAAGCACACCAAAGAGATGTCTGACAACAGGAAGCACACCAAAGAGATGTCTGACAACAGGAAGCACACCAAAGAGATGTCTAACAACAGGAAGCACACCAAAGAGATGTCTGACAACAGGAAGCACACCAAAGAGATGTCTAACAACAGGAAGCACACCAAAGAGATGTCTGACAACAGGAAGCACACCAAAGAGATGTCTAACAACAGGAAGCACCCCAAAGAGATGTCTAACAACAGGAAGCACACCAAAGAGATGTCTGACAATAGGAAGCACACCAAAGAGATGTCTAACAACAGGAAGCACACCAAAGAGATGTCTGACAACAGGAAGCACACCAAAGAGATGTCTAACAACAGGAAGCACACCAAAGAGATGTCTAACAACAGGAAGCACACCAAAGAGATGTCTGACAACAGGAAGCACACCAAAGAGATGTCTAACAACAGGAAGCACACCAAAGAGATGTCTGACAACAGGAAGCACACTGCAATAAAACAAACACAGTTCCACTCACCAGATGATGATCATTTGGAACTTAACTTCCTGTTGAAAGTTATTCTTGAAAAGGAACAAGCTAACAAAATTAGCAACACCATCTTCTTCGGTAACACCTGCTGCAGCCTCTGCAAACTAGCCTACAAcaaaaactag